One window of the Shewanella cyperi genome contains the following:
- the yfcC gene encoding putative basic amino acid antiporter YfcC codes for MTTATSTGKKPLAMPDTLVLIFFVALFAAALTYLVPTGAFDTQEVHFSQNGETKSRTVVDPGSFRYDLDEDGEPRLAPVALFDASGRGLLNFMFEGLVSGDKWGSAVGVIMFMLVIGGSFGVVMATGTVDNAILRLIAHTQGREQLFIPLLFGLFSLGGAVFGMGEEAIAFAIILCPLMIRLGYDGITTVMVTYVATQVGFGASWMNPFSVAIAQGIAGIPVLSGALVRMPMWFGFTLLGTLFTMHYAKRIKRDPTLSYSYATDAHFRDAQSDQDHKGRFNLGDTLVLLTLLATMVWVIWGVLVKAWFIPEIASQFFTMGLVTGLIACIFGLNGMTPSLVARQFKQGAATMLEPCLLVGGAAGVLIMLGNGGPTQPSVLNTILAAAGELIGQLPTALSAWFMLLFQSVFNFFVTSGSGQAALTMPLMAPLSDIVGVSRQVAVLAFQLGDGFTNVIVPTSASLMATLGVCRVEFGAWLRFIWRFLVLLMVAASLMVLGCHYLGFV; via the coding sequence ATGACGACCGCAACATCCACGGGCAAAAAGCCCCTTGCCATGCCCGATACCCTGGTGCTTATCTTCTTTGTGGCCCTGTTTGCCGCCGCCCTGACCTATTTGGTGCCTACGGGGGCCTTTGATACCCAGGAAGTGCATTTCAGCCAGAATGGCGAGACCAAGAGCCGCACAGTGGTGGATCCGGGCTCTTTCCGCTATGACCTGGACGAGGACGGGGAACCCAGGCTGGCACCTGTGGCCCTGTTTGATGCTTCCGGTCGCGGTTTGCTGAACTTCATGTTCGAGGGACTGGTGTCCGGGGACAAGTGGGGCAGTGCGGTCGGCGTCATCATGTTTATGCTGGTGATAGGTGGCTCCTTTGGTGTGGTGATGGCTACGGGCACGGTGGATAACGCCATCCTGCGCCTTATTGCACACACCCAGGGGCGGGAGCAACTCTTTATCCCCTTGTTGTTCGGTTTGTTTTCCTTGGGCGGCGCAGTGTTCGGTATGGGGGAGGAGGCCATCGCCTTTGCCATTATTCTCTGCCCACTAATGATACGTCTGGGCTACGACGGCATTACCACTGTGATGGTGACCTATGTGGCCACCCAGGTGGGTTTCGGTGCCAGTTGGATGAACCCCTTCAGCGTCGCTATAGCCCAGGGGATCGCCGGCATTCCCGTGCTGTCGGGTGCCCTGGTGCGCATGCCCATGTGGTTCGGCTTCACCCTGCTGGGCACCCTGTTCACCATGCACTACGCCAAGCGCATCAAGCGGGATCCCACGCTGTCTTACAGCTACGCCACCGATGCCCATTTCCGTGATGCCCAGAGTGACCAGGACCATAAGGGGCGATTTAATCTCGGTGATACCCTGGTGCTGCTGACGCTATTGGCAACCATGGTATGGGTGATTTGGGGTGTGTTGGTCAAGGCCTGGTTTATCCCTGAAATTGCCAGTCAGTTCTTTACCATGGGGCTGGTGACAGGGTTAATTGCCTGCATTTTTGGGCTTAACGGCATGACCCCAAGCCTGGTTGCCAGACAGTTCAAACAGGGGGCCGCCACCATGCTGGAGCCCTGTTTGCTGGTGGGAGGTGCGGCCGGGGTGCTTATTATGCTTGGCAACGGCGGTCCTACTCAGCCGAGTGTGCTCAACACCATTTTGGCGGCAGCGGGTGAACTCATTGGACAGCTGCCAACTGCGCTGTCGGCCTGGTTTATGCTGTTGTTCCAATCGGTATTCAATTTCTTTGTGACTTCGGGATCGGGACAGGCAGCCCTGACCATGCCCCTAATGGCACCCTTGTCCGACATAGTCGGTGTCAGCCGTCAGGTGGCCGTGCTTGCGTTTCAGTTGGGGGATGGTTTTACCAATGTGATAGTGCCGACCTCGGCGTCCCTGATGGCCACCCTGGGTGTGTGCCGGGTGGAATTCGGTGCCTGGCTGAGATTCATCTGGCGCTTTCTGGTGCTGTTAATGGTCGCGGCGAGCCTGATGGTGCTGGGTTGCCATTATCTTGGGTTTGTCTGA
- a CDS encoding lipase maturation factor family protein, whose product MNALPLLIYDGDCRFCQRWVDYWSRQTGACVYFLPFQEIVPQEPAQGRQTEPYQQLDSAAFAKHMYFFDEQGRQYRGAAAACQLLKRIPGKGFYAWAYLHLPGVGRCSEAVYDWVANHRGLCFSLQKLLLGEHLYPGDYRLTSWLFLRLLALIYLCAFASFHWQAPGLIGHNGLLPLADFIDASREYLGPQGYWRMPTLFWWVNTDGAIRAVTLSGIALSLLLFFNILSRACLILLYLLYLSLLYGGQVFMSFQWDLLLLETGLLALFLEPFSNPFFSKPLSRQRATQGTEYHRRSLGIWLLRLLLFRFILMSGAVKLFSGDPSWRNLTALQYHLHTQPLPTPLAWYAEQLPAWSLQACTALVLVIELLLPWFIFLGRRPRHLAAWGIILLQLGILLTGNYNFFNLLTLVLCLSLFDDRALKSLLSSVPTKLGFGRQSSATGDNTLQEDAPGAEASPRETRPIWLKGGRYLAGWFLGALGLMQIAIGLGLTPQGMLTLQSLLRPWQLASPYGVFAVMTTTRPEILIEGSTDGEHWQAYGLPYKPGDTTRPPQWNIPFQPRLDWQLWFAALDSDYPPPWFRMLILRLLFNSPEVLALLQHNPFEGEAPKMVRARLFEYRFTSRQEHAKTGDWWHAEEMGSYFPAVQYRIKVTPLNGDTPLPESQGNSCVPEC is encoded by the coding sequence ATGAATGCCCTTCCCCTGCTCATCTACGACGGCGACTGCCGCTTCTGTCAACGCTGGGTAGACTACTGGTCTCGCCAGACGGGGGCGTGCGTGTACTTTCTTCCCTTCCAGGAAATCGTTCCCCAAGAGCCAGCCCAGGGCCGCCAGACCGAGCCGTATCAGCAGTTGGACAGTGCCGCCTTTGCCAAACACATGTATTTCTTCGATGAGCAGGGGCGGCAATATCGGGGCGCCGCGGCCGCCTGCCAGCTACTTAAACGCATACCGGGCAAGGGCTTCTATGCCTGGGCCTATTTGCATCTGCCCGGCGTGGGGCGCTGCAGCGAAGCTGTCTACGACTGGGTGGCAAACCACAGGGGCTTGTGTTTTTCACTGCAGAAACTGCTGCTGGGGGAGCACTTGTATCCGGGTGACTATCGCCTGACAAGCTGGCTGTTTCTGCGTTTGCTGGCACTGATATACCTTTGTGCCTTTGCATCTTTCCACTGGCAGGCACCTGGTCTTATAGGCCATAACGGCCTACTGCCCCTGGCGGACTTTATTGACGCCAGCCGGGAGTATCTCGGACCCCAGGGTTATTGGCGCATGCCGACCCTCTTCTGGTGGGTAAATACGGATGGTGCTATCCGGGCCGTAACCCTGTCCGGCATAGCACTGAGCCTGCTGCTGTTTTTTAATATCCTATCCAGAGCATGCCTCATACTGCTGTATCTCTTGTACCTGTCACTGCTGTACGGCGGTCAGGTCTTCATGTCTTTCCAATGGGATCTCCTGCTGCTGGAAACCGGACTGTTGGCACTGTTTCTCGAACCGTTTTCCAATCCATTTTTTTCCAAACCTTTGTCCAGGCAACGGGCCACACAAGGTACTGAGTATCATCGCAGGAGCCTTGGGATCTGGCTGTTACGCCTGCTGCTGTTTCGCTTCATTCTGATGTCGGGTGCAGTCAAATTGTTCAGCGGCGATCCCAGCTGGCGCAATCTCACGGCGCTGCAATATCATCTGCACACCCAACCACTGCCAACACCGCTTGCCTGGTATGCCGAGCAATTGCCTGCTTGGAGTCTGCAGGCCTGCACGGCCTTGGTATTGGTCATAGAGCTGCTGTTGCCCTGGTTTATTTTCCTTGGCAGACGTCCGCGGCACCTCGCCGCCTGGGGCATAATTCTGCTGCAACTCGGCATACTGCTGACCGGCAACTACAACTTCTTCAACCTTCTGACCCTGGTGCTGTGTCTTTCCCTGTTTGACGACAGGGCGCTGAAAAGTCTGCTCTCCAGCGTTCCGACGAAGTTGGGGTTTGGCAGACAAAGCAGCGCCACAGGGGACAATACTTTGCAAGAAGACGCGCCGGGGGCTGAGGCTTCGCCGAGGGAAACACGGCCAATCTGGCTTAAGGGAGGGCGTTACCTGGCGGGATGGTTTCTCGGTGCATTGGGACTGATGCAAATAGCCATAGGCCTGGGGCTTACCCCACAGGGCATGCTGACGTTACAGAGCCTCCTCAGACCCTGGCAGCTTGCCAGTCCCTACGGTGTCTTTGCGGTAATGACCACAACCCGCCCCGAAATCCTTATCGAGGGTTCGACGGACGGAGAACACTGGCAAGCCTATGGCCTGCCCTACAAACCCGGGGACACCACGCGGCCACCGCAGTGGAACATCCCTTTCCAACCCAGACTCGACTGGCAGCTGTGGTTTGCGGCACTGGACAGCGACTATCCGCCGCCCTGGTTTCGTATGCTGATACTGCGGCTTTTGTTCAACAGCCCCGAAGTGTTGGCGCTGCTGCAACACAATCCCTTCGAGGGTGAAGCGCCTAAAATGGTGCGCGCCCGGCTTTTCGAATATCGCTTCACCTCCCGGCAAGAACATGCGAAGACCGGAGACTGGTGGCACGCCGAAGAAATGGGCAGCTACTTCCCCGCGGTGCAATACAGAATCAAAGTCACTCCCTTGAATGGCGATACACCTCTGCCCGAAAGCCAAGGGAACAGCTGCGTTCCCGAATGTTGA
- the focA gene encoding formate transporter FocA yields MAANQEVGIFHGPEQNDAPQRGTGASTANQQPNPAPMGLVAQAEQYGAGKVAKSATALTGLGVFAGIFISIAFVFYLTVTTGAGAAPWGLVRLVGGIAFSLGLILVVVSGGELFTSSVLTSVAWAAKRINTAQMLTCWGRVFGGNALGAGFMVALVMGAGLYQLDGGQWGLGALKLAQHKLHHSWSQAFCLGVLCNMLVCLGVWMTFACRDTLSKALLLVLPVAMFVSSGFEHSIANLFMVPLGIAIHSFAGSEFFSVIGVDPATFADLTLSNFILHNLIPVTLGNIVGGALVVGLGYWWIEQNTDH; encoded by the coding sequence ATGGCAGCCAATCAAGAGGTCGGGATATTTCATGGTCCAGAACAGAATGATGCGCCGCAACGCGGCACAGGGGCGTCGACGGCAAATCAACAGCCAAACCCGGCGCCAATGGGTCTGGTGGCACAGGCAGAGCAGTACGGCGCCGGAAAAGTTGCCAAATCCGCCACAGCGCTGACGGGGCTGGGGGTGTTTGCCGGCATCTTTATCTCCATTGCCTTTGTGTTTTACCTGACGGTCACCACGGGCGCCGGGGCTGCCCCCTGGGGCCTGGTACGCCTGGTTGGCGGCATTGCCTTCAGTCTGGGATTGATTTTGGTGGTGGTCAGTGGCGGAGAACTGTTCACCAGTTCGGTACTCACCAGCGTCGCCTGGGCCGCTAAGCGTATCAATACCGCCCAGATGCTCACTTGCTGGGGCCGGGTGTTTGGTGGTAATGCCCTGGGGGCTGGGTTTATGGTGGCGCTTGTCATGGGCGCCGGACTGTATCAATTGGATGGCGGCCAGTGGGGACTCGGTGCCTTGAAACTGGCGCAGCACAAGCTACACCACAGCTGGAGCCAGGCCTTTTGCCTTGGGGTCTTGTGTAACATGCTGGTATGCCTTGGGGTGTGGATGACCTTTGCCTGCCGCGATACCCTGAGTAAGGCCTTGCTGCTGGTGTTGCCCGTGGCCATGTTTGTCAGCAGCGGCTTTGAGCACAGCATTGCCAACCTGTTTATGGTGCCTTTGGGGATTGCCATTCACAGTTTTGCCGGCAGTGAGTTTTTCAGCGTCATAGGTGTTGATCCTGCAACCTTTGCCGACCTGACCTTAAGTAACTTCATCCTGCATAATCTCATCCCCGTAACCTTGGGCAACATTGTCGGCGGCGCCTTGGTGGTTGGTCTGGGCTACTGGTGGATTGAGCAAAACACTGACCACTGA
- the pflB gene encoding formate C-acetyltransferase, producing the protein MTDKQMQFAKAWEGFIPGEWSSEVKVRDFIQRNYSPYEGDDSFLAGPTEATTTLWAKVMEGIKQENRTHAPVDFDTDKVSTIVSHDAGYIEKSLETIVGLQTDAPLKRAMLPNGGIRMVESSCAAYGRELDPEIKYVYSELRKTHNQGVFDIYTPEIMACRKSGVLTGLPDAYGRGRIIGDYRRIALYGIDFLMADKLTQFESLQQAFETGEDLQTTMQLREEIAEQHRALGQMKQMAAKYGCDISGPATNAREAIQWTYFGYLAAIKSQNGAAMSLGRTSSFLDIYIERDLKRGLINEQQAQEMIDHFVMKLRMVRFLRTPEYDELFSGDPIWATESVAGMGLDGRTLVTKSSFRFLHTLYNMGPSPEPNITVLWSEKLPENFKHFCAKVSIDTSSIQYENDDLMRPDFESDDYAIACCVSPMVVGKHMQFFGARANLAKTMLYAINGGIDEKLKIQVAPKAEPIKGEVLDYDEVMGRLDEVMEWLATQYVSALNAIHFMHDKYSYEAALMALHDRDVRRTMACGIAGLSIAADSLSAIKYAKVKPVRDENGIAVDFDIEGDYPKFGNNDARVDDIACELVERFMGKIRNKKMYRNAIPTQSILTITSNVVYGKKTGNTPDGRRAGAPFAPGANPMHGRDEKGAIASLTSVAKLPFAHAQDGISYTFSIVPNALGKEDGARRRNLAALMDGYFRHSPVREGGQHLNVNVMNREMLEDAIAHPEKYPQLTIRVSGYAVRFNALTPEQQQDVIARTFTKGM; encoded by the coding sequence ATGACAGACAAACAAATGCAGTTTGCCAAGGCCTGGGAAGGTTTCATTCCCGGAGAATGGAGCTCAGAAGTTAAGGTGCGCGACTTTATCCAGCGCAACTACAGTCCCTATGAGGGGGATGACAGCTTCCTCGCCGGCCCCACAGAGGCCACCACGACACTGTGGGCCAAGGTGATGGAAGGCATCAAGCAGGAAAACCGCACCCATGCACCGGTGGACTTCGATACCGACAAGGTTTCCACTATCGTCTCCCATGATGCCGGTTATATCGAAAAGTCACTGGAAACCATAGTGGGCCTGCAAACCGATGCACCACTTAAACGCGCCATGCTGCCCAATGGTGGCATTCGCATGGTGGAAAGCTCCTGCGCCGCCTATGGCCGTGAGCTGGATCCAGAAATCAAGTATGTCTACAGCGAACTGCGCAAGACCCACAACCAGGGTGTCTTTGACATCTATACCCCGGAAATCATGGCCTGCCGTAAGTCAGGGGTGCTGACCGGCCTGCCTGATGCTTACGGTCGCGGCCGCATCATAGGCGACTATCGCCGCATCGCCCTTTACGGCATCGACTTCCTGATGGCCGACAAACTCACGCAGTTTGAATCGCTGCAGCAGGCCTTCGAAACCGGTGAGGATCTGCAGACCACCATGCAACTGCGGGAAGAAATCGCCGAGCAGCACCGCGCCCTGGGACAAATGAAACAAATGGCGGCCAAGTACGGCTGCGATATTTCCGGCCCCGCCACCAATGCCCGCGAAGCCATCCAATGGACCTATTTCGGCTACCTGGCCGCCATCAAGAGCCAGAACGGCGCCGCCATGTCGCTGGGCCGCACCTCCAGCTTCCTCGACATCTATATCGAACGTGATCTCAAGCGTGGCCTGATCAATGAGCAGCAAGCCCAGGAGATGATCGACCACTTCGTAATGAAGCTGCGCATGGTGCGCTTCCTGCGGACCCCGGAATATGACGAACTGTTCTCCGGCGATCCCATTTGGGCCACAGAGTCCGTGGCCGGTATGGGCCTTGACGGCCGCACCCTGGTGACCAAGTCCAGCTTCCGATTCCTGCACACCCTGTACAACATGGGTCCCAGCCCAGAGCCCAACATTACCGTACTCTGGTCCGAGAAACTGCCGGAAAACTTCAAGCACTTCTGCGCCAAGGTCTCCATTGACACCAGCTCTATCCAGTATGAAAACGATGACCTGATGCGTCCGGATTTTGAGTCCGACGACTATGCCATCGCCTGCTGCGTCAGCCCCATGGTGGTTGGCAAGCACATGCAGTTCTTCGGCGCCCGCGCCAACCTGGCCAAGACCATGCTCTATGCCATCAACGGCGGTATCGACGAAAAGCTGAAAATTCAGGTGGCTCCCAAGGCCGAACCCATCAAGGGTGAGGTACTGGACTATGACGAGGTCATGGGCCGACTGGATGAAGTTATGGAATGGCTGGCAACCCAGTACGTCAGCGCCCTGAACGCCATTCACTTCATGCACGACAAGTATTCCTATGAAGCGGCGCTGATGGCGCTGCACGACCGCGACGTGCGCCGCACCATGGCCTGCGGTATCGCCGGCCTGTCCATTGCCGCCGACTCGCTGTCGGCCATCAAGTACGCCAAAGTGAAACCGGTACGTGATGAAAATGGCATTGCCGTGGACTTCGACATCGAAGGGGACTACCCCAAATTCGGCAACAACGATGCCAGGGTAGACGACATCGCCTGCGAACTGGTCGAGCGCTTTATGGGCAAGATCCGCAACAAGAAGATGTACCGCAATGCCATTCCGACCCAGTCTATTCTGACCATCACCTCCAATGTGGTGTATGGCAAGAAAACCGGCAACACCCCGGACGGCCGCCGCGCCGGCGCCCCCTTTGCCCCCGGTGCCAACCCCATGCACGGTCGTGACGAGAAAGGCGCTATTGCCTCCCTGACTTCGGTGGCCAAGCTGCCCTTCGCCCACGCCCAGGACGGTATTTCCTATACCTTCTCCATAGTGCCGAACGCGCTGGGCAAAGAGGATGGCGCCAGACGCCGTAACCTGGCGGCGCTGATGGACGGCTATTTCCGTCACAGTCCGGTACGTGAGGGTGGTCAGCATCTCAACGTCAACGTGATGAATCGCGAGATGCTGGAAGATGCCATAGCGCATCCGGAAAAATACCCGCAACTGACCATCAGGGTGTCGGGCTATGCGGTTCGCTTCAACGCCCTGACGCCGGAGCAGCAACAGGATGTGATCGCCCGCACCTTTACCAAAGGTATGTAG
- the pflA gene encoding pyruvate formate lyase 1-activating protein, with product MTVTGRIHSVESFGTVDGPGIRFIVFMQGCLMRCQYCHNRDTWDLHGGREVGVDELMAQIQSYRPFLEASGGGVTASGGEAILQAPFVAELFKACRREGIHTCLDTNGFVRKYSPVIDELLDNTDLVLLDIKQMDDKRHQDLTSVSNQRTLQFADYLAKRGQLTWIRYVVVDGFTDDEDSAIRLAEFVGPMANVEKVELLPYHELGRHKWEALGEDYPLKDIRPPSRETMEKIKAVFVSRGINASY from the coding sequence ATGACAGTTACAGGCAGGATCCATTCGGTGGAATCCTTCGGCACGGTGGATGGCCCCGGCATACGCTTTATCGTGTTTATGCAGGGTTGCCTGATGCGCTGCCAGTACTGTCACAACCGCGACACCTGGGATCTCCACGGCGGCCGCGAAGTTGGGGTTGATGAGCTGATGGCGCAAATCCAAAGCTACCGACCCTTCCTTGAGGCCAGCGGCGGTGGCGTCACCGCCAGCGGGGGGGAAGCCATACTGCAGGCGCCCTTCGTGGCCGAACTGTTCAAGGCCTGTCGCCGGGAAGGGATCCACACCTGTCTCGACACCAACGGCTTTGTGCGCAAGTACAGCCCAGTGATCGACGAACTGCTGGACAACACGGATCTGGTGCTGCTGGACATCAAGCAGATGGATGACAAGCGCCATCAGGATCTGACCTCGGTCAGCAATCAGCGAACACTGCAATTTGCCGACTACCTGGCCAAACGGGGTCAGCTCACCTGGATCCGCTACGTGGTGGTGGACGGCTTTACCGACGATGAAGACAGCGCCATCCGCCTGGCGGAATTTGTCGGGCCCATGGCCAATGTGGAAAAAGTGGAGTTACTGCCCTACCACGAGTTGGGGCGCCACAAATGGGAGGCCCTGGGCGAGGATTATCCGTTGAAGGACATCAGGCCACCATCACGGGAGACCATGGAAAAAATCAAGGCGGTATTTGTCAGCAGAGGGATTAACGCCAGTTACTGA
- the yfbV gene encoding terminus macrodomain insulation protein YfbV, translated as MFSLFTTLRDGRAYMKTWPMVRQLGYFFPEYRVVKATSLAIKWMPALALPAAASQLYLHGWDFLPQAITIALFFISLPLQGLLWLGKRARHPLPLSLLSWGNQLGEKLNAMGVDCTLLGAKACYLDMARLLKIAFERLDASYWDAL; from the coding sequence ATGTTTTCCTTGTTCACCACCTTGAGAGATGGCCGCGCTTATATGAAAACCTGGCCCATGGTCAGGCAGCTGGGCTATTTCTTTCCCGAATACCGGGTGGTAAAGGCGACCTCGCTGGCCATCAAATGGATGCCTGCGCTGGCGCTGCCTGCCGCCGCCAGTCAGCTCTATCTGCACGGCTGGGACTTTTTGCCCCAGGCCATCACCATAGCGCTGTTTTTCATCAGCCTGCCGCTGCAGGGCCTGCTGTGGCTTGGCAAACGCGCCCGTCATCCCTTGCCGCTGTCCCTGCTCAGTTGGGGTAATCAACTGGGAGAGAAGCTGAACGCCATGGGCGTTGATTGCACTCTCCTCGGAGCCAAGGCCTGTTATCTGGACATGGCCCGCCTGCTGAAGATAGCCTTTGAGCGCCTCGATGCAAGTTACTGGGACGCGCTTTAA
- the ackA gene encoding acetate kinase: MSDKLVLVLNCGSSSLKFAILDAVSGDEKLSGLAECFGLENARIKWKLAGNKQEAALGAFSAHREAVEFIVRNILAQAPELQAQLKAIGHRVVHGGERFTDSVLIDEAVIKGIEDCASLAPLHNPAHLIGIRAAMASFPNLPQVAVFDTAFHQSMPPEAYIYALPYKLYREHGIRRYGMHGTSHLYVSREAAKLLGKAPEDTNVICAHLGNGASVTAVKGGKSVDTSMGMTPLEGLVMGTRCGDLDPSIIFHLVQQLGYTLDEVNSLLNKQSGLLGISELTNDCRGIEEGYAKGHKGATLALEIFCYRLAKYIASYTVPLGRLDALIFTGGIGENSDLIREKVLNLLQIFNFRVDSERNQAARFGNRGLITADGSPIAMVIPTNEEWVIAEDSLRLVGNN; this comes from the coding sequence ATGTCCGATAAACTGGTTTTGGTACTCAATTGCGGCAGCTCTTCGCTGAAGTTTGCCATTCTGGACGCGGTCAGCGGCGATGAGAAACTCTCTGGCCTGGCCGAATGCTTTGGCCTGGAAAATGCCCGAATCAAGTGGAAACTGGCGGGTAACAAGCAGGAAGCCGCCCTCGGCGCCTTCAGTGCCCACCGTGAGGCGGTGGAGTTTATCGTGCGTAACATTCTGGCCCAGGCGCCGGAACTGCAGGCCCAGCTCAAGGCCATAGGCCACAGGGTGGTCCACGGCGGCGAGCGTTTTACCGATTCGGTATTGATTGATGAGGCGGTGATCAAGGGCATTGAAGACTGCGCCTCCCTGGCGCCGTTGCATAATCCTGCCCACCTTATCGGCATCCGTGCCGCCATGGCGTCTTTCCCAAACCTGCCCCAGGTGGCCGTATTTGATACCGCCTTCCACCAGAGCATGCCGCCCGAGGCCTATATCTATGCCCTGCCCTACAAGCTGTACCGCGAGCACGGCATTCGCCGCTACGGCATGCACGGCACCAGTCATTTGTATGTCAGCCGCGAGGCCGCCAAGTTGCTCGGCAAGGCCCCTGAGGACACCAATGTGATTTGCGCCCACCTGGGCAACGGCGCCTCGGTGACCGCGGTCAAGGGTGGCAAGAGCGTCGATACCTCCATGGGCATGACACCGCTGGAAGGGCTGGTGATGGGTACCCGCTGCGGCGATCTTGACCCCTCCATCATCTTCCATCTGGTGCAGCAACTGGGTTACACCCTGGATGAGGTCAACTCCCTGTTGAATAAGCAAAGCGGTCTGCTCGGCATCTCCGAGCTGACCAACGACTGCCGCGGCATTGAGGAAGGTTATGCCAAGGGCCACAAGGGGGCGACCCTGGCGCTGGAGATTTTCTGCTATCGCCTGGCCAAGTACATCGCCTCCTATACCGTGCCTCTGGGACGTCTGGATGCGCTGATCTTTACCGGCGGCATTGGCGAAAATTCTGACCTCATTCGCGAAAAAGTGCTCAACCTGCTGCAAATTTTTAACTTCAGGGTCGATAGCGAGCGCAACCAGGCAGCCCGTTTCGGTAACCGCGGGCTTATCACCGCCGATGGCAGCCCCATCGCTATGGTTATCCCCACCAACGAAGAGTGGGTGATTGCCGAAGACTCGCTGCGTCTGGTGGGCAACAACTGA